The following proteins are co-located in the Pyrococcus abyssi GE5 genome:
- a CDS encoding PIN domain-containing protein: MGAILDMNVIMGIAHGNREIFGKVLNLDSTFYITSITKFEILIGFPKKDDLIWLNSLINSKSAEIAAYLYKNSKKKNP; this comes from the coding sequence ATGGGAGCAATTCTTGACATGAACGTGATTATGGGGATAGCTCATGGTAACAGGGAAATCTTTGGAAAAGTTTTAAATCTTGATAGCACATTCTACATAACGTCAATCACAAAGTTTGAAATCCTAATTGGTTTTCCAAAGAAAGATGATCTTATCTGGCTGAATTCACTTATTAATAGTAAATCAGCAGAGATTGCAGCTTATCTCTACAAAAACTCAAAGAAGAAAAACCCTTAG